A window from Betta splendens chromosome 1, fBetSpl5.4, whole genome shotgun sequence encodes these proteins:
- the rps6 gene encoding 40S ribosomal protein S6, protein MKLNISFPATGCQKLIEVDDDRKLRVFYDKRMATEVSADSLGDEWKGYVVRISGGNDKQGFPMKQGVLTHGRVRLLLSKGHSCYRPRRTGERKRKSVRGCIVDANLSVLNLVIVKKGEKDIPGLTDSTIPRRLGPKRASKIRKLFNLSKEDDVRQYVVRRPLTKEGKKPRTKAPKIQRLVTPRVLQHKRRRIALKRLRTQKNKEEASEYAKLLAKRVKEAKEKKKEKIARRRRLSSLRASASKSESSQK, encoded by the exons ATGAAG CTGAACATCTCATTCCCCGCTACTGGCTGCCAGAAGCTTATTGAAGTTGACGATGATCGTAAGCTTCGTGTTTTCTATGACAAGCGTATGGCCACTGAAGTGTCAGCTGACTCTCTGGGAGATGAGTGGAAG GGCTATGTGGTGCGCATCAGCGGAGGCAACGACAAGCAGGGCTTCCCCATGAAACAGGGTGTGCTGACCCACGGTCGTGTGCGCCTGCTGCTCAGCAAAGGCCACTCCTGCTACCGTCCCCGCAGGACTGGCGAGCGTAAGCGCAAGTCTGTGCGCGGTTGCATCGTCGACGCCAACCTCAGCGTTCTCAACTTGGTCATTGTTAAGAAAG GTGAGAAGGATATTCCTGGACTGACTGACAGCACTATCCCTCGCCGCCTTGGTCCCAAGAGGGCCAGCAAGATCCGCAAGCTCTTCAACCTGTCCAAGGAAGATGACGTTAGGCAGTATGTTGTGAGGAGACCCCTGACTAAAGAAG GCAAGAAGCCCAGAACTAAAGCTCCCAAGATCCAGAGGCTGGTGACCCCACGTGTTCTGCAGCACAAGCGTCGCCGCATTGCCCTGAAGAGACTGCGCACTCAGAAGAACAAGGAGGAGGCCTCTGAGTACGCCAAGCTGCTGGCCAAGAGGGTGAAG GAGgcaaaggagaaaaagaaggaaaagattGCCAGGAGGCGCCGCCTTTCATCTCTGAGGGCATCTGCATCAAAGTCAGAGTCCAGCCAAAAGTGA
- the LOC114861614 gene encoding perilipin-2-like has protein sequence MQSDKTMPANNNQKGVSAAARLAKLPVVQSACSRLSILYSDTKCNHPNLKSVCDLLENKVTALGTVACHSVSPVMCKLDTQISIANDVACKGLDWLETRFPVLHAPTEQVVATAKKKLHELQDAVGVAASGTMGCVQYTVSWVMERMQQADDGTKQSLAKRVISVAGVGLDSALNVSEALVEQVLPPPEEDKDDIAGSQVVATVGSYPVRVVSLAAKLCRRSYYMVWARMQSVQVCCYGDFVQAFVSGSRFRDYLFDFSLEHPELASVSAASGCICVVLHVHLDLLTVRTKALQPCPKSMEYFRQLQRCRGDSTTERSYLQTEA, from the exons ATG CAAAGCGATAAAACCATGCCAGCAAACAACAACCAG AAAGGAGTGAGTGCCGCTGCCAGACTGGCCAAGCTGCCCGTGGTCCAGTCTGCCTGCAGTAGGCTTTCCATCCTCTACTCTGACACTAAATGCAACCATCCCAACCTGAAGTCCGTGTGTGACCTGCTGGAGAACAAAGTGACGGCTTTAGGCACTGTGGCCTGTCACAGCGTTTCACCTGTGATGTGTAAACTGGACACCCAGA TTTCTATTGCAAATGATGTGGCATGTAAAGGGCTGGACTGGCTGGAAACGAGGTTCCCTGTGCTTCATGCACCCACAGAGCAG GTTGTTGCTACAGCCAAGAAAAAGTTACATGAGCTCCAGGATGCTGTTGGCGTAGCAGCTAGTGGAACCATGGGCTGTGTGCAGTACACCGTGTCGTGGGTGATGGAGCGCATGCAGCAGGCTGATGACGGGACTAAACAGTCACTTGCAAAGAGAGTTATCAGTGTGGCCGGTGTGGGACTCGACTCTGCTCTGAACGTGTCTGAGGCCTTGGTGGAACAGGTGCTGCCTCCCCCAGAAGAAGATAAAG ATGACATTGCTGGATCCCAAGTTGTTGCTACCGTTGGAAGTTACCCCGTGCGGGTCGTTTCACTTGCTGCAAAACTGTGTCGAAGAAGTTACTACATGGTCTGGGCCAGGATGCAATCTGTTCAGGTGTGCT GTTATGGCGATTTTGTCCAGgccttcgtctctggctccagaTTTCGAGACTACCTGTTTGACTTTAGTCTGGAGCATCCAGAGTTGGCCTCAGTATCTGCAGCATCAGGCTGTATCTGCGTTGTTCTTCATGTACACCTTGACCTGCTCACAGTCAGAACCAAAGCACTTCAGCCATGTCCGAAGTCCATGGAATACTTTCGACAACTCCAAAGATGTAGAGGAGATTCAACCACGGAGAGGTCCTATCTGCAGACTGAGGCCTAG